In the genome of Phaeodactylum tricornutum CCAP 1055/1 chromosome 20, whole genome shotgun sequence, one region contains:
- a CDS encoding predicted protein produces KGSWTMEEDIILREKRAMYGRKWAKIAAFLPGRQGKQCRERFVNHLDPELKKGEWTDDEEAILIAMHEHHGNRWANIAKNLPGRSDNDVKNHWYSTIQRKFQQ; encoded by the coding sequence AAAGGATCATGGaccatggaagaagacattATTCTCCGCGAAAAAAGGGCCATGTACGGACGCAAGTGGGCCAAAATTGCGGCCTTTCTGCCCGGGCGCCAAGGCAAACAGTGTCGCGAGCGCTTTGTCAATCACTTGGATCCCGAGCTCAAAAAGGGTGAATGGaccgatgacgaagaagccatACTCATCGCCATGCACGAACACCACGGAAACCGGTGGGCCAACATTGCCAAAAACCTCCCCGGTCGATCCGACAATGACGTTAAGAATCACTGGTACTCGACGATTCagcgaaaatttcaacaA